The proteins below come from a single Papaver somniferum cultivar HN1 chromosome 11, ASM357369v1, whole genome shotgun sequence genomic window:
- the LOC113322153 gene encoding uncharacterized protein LOC113322153, with product MCETILGNSYSKMLVATSSDSSQRSLKYIGSNNYELVLLNTSSYAIDEAVVLVKTSQGDGEDCDTLIAGRVFDRGKMPGTIFWDSLPKGLDGYCPNFCQHHTYTVEVKNYDNPYHLKELFYLPNNLHSHDCSYLLMVDICSLFDRGKYAITAWNSYEKLNFPVLHILGCQSEISSIPSSIFVCVNDNLISEAQKMLGSILMNDYIKKISYEPYIKLWYNLELLFSYSSVLVIVGDGDNGYGWQLFLKMSQRNSITSYGCDLMLLGRGRMGETILWSSHSKRFNASCLILIHNIYKYTRMTDLGLVLKCAKGEEYYYCILVFAGRVIDRGRRFGLRMRSSFYGSINSAFCVFILNSRAVALSILVLRYTYDCKFVYEIVLKLGYLLEFFFSSLMVILSAEDGGSGAARKLSYKMQLQCDSLLTTNLSFQMSRQSDRMLMHKKFLIDCS from the coding sequence ATGTGTGAGACCATATTGGGGAATTCCTATTCGAAGATGTTAGTTGCAACAAGTTCAGATTCATCTCAGAGATCACTTAAATACATTGGAAGTAATAATTATGAGCTGGTTCTTTTGAATACAAGTAGTTACGCAATTGATGAAGCTGTAGTACTTGTGAAAACATCTCAAGGAGATGGTGAAGATTGTGACACCTTGATTGCTGGAAGGGTATTTGATCGAGGAAAAATGCCTGGGACCATCTTTTGGGATTCCTTGCCGAAGGGTTTAGATGGCTATTGTCCAAATTTTTGTCAGCATCATACCTACACAGTTGAAGTGAAGAATTACGACAATCCTTATCACTTGAAGGAGTTGTTCTATCTCCCAAACAATTTACACTCCCATGATTGTTCTTATCTTCTTATGGTCGACATCTGCTCGTTATTCGATCGAGGTAAGTATGCAATTACAGCTTGGAATTCCTATGAGAAATTGAATTTTCCAGTGTTACATATCTTAGGGTGTCAATCAGAAATTAGCTCCATACCTTCAAGTATTTTTGTGTGTGTTAATGATAATCTTATTAGTGAGGCTCAAAAGATGCTTGGTTCAATTTTAATGAATGATTATATTAAGAAAATTTCTTATGAGCCATATATTAAGCTTTGGTATAACTTGGAGTTGTTGTTTTCTTATTCAAGTGTGCTTGTAATTGTTGGAGATGGTGACAATGGATATGGTTGGCAGCTGTTTTTGAAGATGTCACAAAGGAATAGTATCACCAGTTATGGTTGTGATCTTATGTTGCTTGGTAGAGGAAGAATGGGTGAAACTATACTATGGAGTTCTCATTCGAAAAGGTTTAATGCTTCATGTTTGATCTTAATTCATAATATCTATAAGTACACTAGAATGACTGATCTGGGGTTGGTTCTTAAGTGCGCAAAAGGTGAAGAATATTATTATTGTATCCTGGTTTTTGCTGGGAGAGTAATTGATAGAGGAAGGAGGTTTGGATTGAGAATGAGATCTTCTTTTTATGGAAGCATTAACTCTGCATTTTGTGTTTTTATTCTTAATTCTCGGGCAGTCGCTCTTAGTATATTGGTTCTAAGGTATACTTATGATTGTAAATTTGTGTACGAAATTGTTCTTAAACTTGGGTACTTACTCGAATTTTTTTTCTCGAGTTTAATGGTGATTTTGAGTGCGGAAGATGGTGGTAGTGGTGCTGCTAGAAAGCTTTCTTACAAAATGCAGCTACAATGTGATAGTCTCCTGACCACTAACTTGAGTTTTCAGATGTCAAGGCAAAGTGATCGTATGCTAATGCACAAGAaatttttgatcgattgctcGTAG